The following proteins are co-located in the Solanum pennellii chromosome 8, SPENNV200 genome:
- the LOC107029063 gene encoding LOW QUALITY PROTEIN: putative disease resistance RPP13-like protein 1 (The sequence of the model RefSeq protein was modified relative to this genomic sequence to represent the inferred CDS: inserted 1 base in 1 codon), with product MEIGLAVGGVFLSSALNVLFDRLAPHGDLLNMFRKHKDHVKLLKKLKMTLRGLQIVLSDAENKQASNPSVSDWLNELRDTVDSAENLIEEVNYEALRLKVEGQHQNLAETSNKQVSDLNLCLSDDFFRNIKDKLEETIETLEVLEKQIGRLGLKEHFISTKQETKTPSTSLVDDSGIFGRQNEIENLIGRLLSMDTKGKNLDVVPIVGMGGLGKTTLAKAVYNDERVKKQFSLTAWFCVSEVYDAFRITKGLLQEIGSTDLKVDDNLNQLQVKLKESLKGKKFLIVLDDVWNDNYNKWDDLRNIFVQGDIGSKIIVTTRKESVALMMGNEQISMDNLSTEASWSLFKRNAFENMDPMEHPELEEVGKQIAAKCKGLPLALKTLAGMLRSKSEVEEWKCILRSEIWELRDNDILPALMLSYNDLPAHLKRCFSFCAIFPKDYPFRKEQVIHLWIANGLVPVEDEIIQDLGNQYFLELRSRSLLESVPNPSKGDIEKFLMNDLVNDLAQIVSSNLCIRLEENKGSHMLEQCRHLSYSIGGDGEFEKLTPXYKLEQLRTLLPICIVVDYCYHPLSKRVLHNILPTLRSLRVLSLSHYYTIVELPNELFIKLKLLRFLDLSQTMIKRLPDSVCGLYNLETLLLSSCNRLEELPLQMEKLINLRHLDISNTLSLKMPLHLSRLKSLQVLVGAKFLVGGWRMEYLGEAQNLYGSLSVVKLENVVDRREAVKAKMREKNHVDKLSLEWSESISADNSQTERDILDELRPHKNIKEVEISGYRGTNFPNWVVDPLFVKLVKLSLRNCKNCYSLPALGQLPCLKFLSVKGMHGITEAMEEFYGRLSSKKPFNCLEKLEFEDMTGWKQWHALGIGEFPTLENLSIKNCPELSLEIPIQFSSLKRLEVFGCPVVFDDAQLFRSQLEAMKQIEALYIRDCNSITSFPFSILPTTLKRIEISGCPKLKLEAPVGEMFVEYLTRKLSIMCSHNFTRLLIPTATESLTIWKCENVEKLSVACGGAAQMTLLDILECKKLKCLPERMQELLPSLKELYLSYCPEIEGELPFNLQKLRISDCKKLMNGRKEWHLQRLTELVIHHDGSDEDIEHWELPCSIQRLTIKNLNTLSNQHLKSLTSLQYLAIDGNLSQIQSQGQLSSFSHLTSLQTLQIRNFRNLQSLVESALPSSLSHLTIYHCPNLQSLPESALPSSLSHLTISRCRNLQSLPESALPSSLSHLTISDCRNLQLLPESALPSSLSHLNISHCPNLQSLPESALPSFLSHLTISYCWNLQSLPESALPSSLSHLTILHCPNLQSLPESALPSSLSHLIIEDCPNLRSLSKSALPSSLSHLDIDDCPKLQSLSESALPSSLSKFSISKCPLLKPLLEFNKGEYWTNIAHISTIKINLKCM from the exons ATGGAGATTGGGTTAGCAGTTGGTGGTGTATTTCTCTCCTCAGCTTTGAATGTTCTGTTTGATAGGCTTGCTCCTCACGGTGATCTGCTCAACATGTTTCGTAAGCATAAGGATCATGTTAAGCTCTTAAAGAAGCTGAAAATGACTTTGCGTGGTCTTCAGATTGTGCTAAGTGATGCAGAGAATAAGCAAGCATCAAATCCATCTGTGAGCGACTGGCTTAATGAGCTTCGAGATACTGTTGACTCTGCTGAAAATTTAATAGAAGAAGTCAATTATGAAGCTTTGAGGCTTAAGGTGGAAGGGCAGCATCAAAATCTTGCAGAAACAAGCAACAAACAAGTAAGTGACCTCAACCTGTGCTTGAGTGATGATTTCTTTCGTAACATAAAGGATAAGTTGGAAGAAACCATTGAAACGTTGGAGGTGTTGGAAAAGCAAATTGGTCGCCTTGGCTTAAAGGAGCATTTTATTTCGACAAAACAAGAAACTAAAACACCTTCAACTTCTTTGGTTGATGATTCTGGTATCTTTGGAAGGCAGAACGAAATAGAGAATTTAATTGGCCGTTTGTTGTCGATGGATACAAAGGGAAAAAATCTGGATGTAGTTCCTATTGTTGGAATGGGCGGCCTGGGTAAGACAACACTTGCTAAAGCCGTTTACAATGATGAGAGAGTGAAGAAACAATTTAGTTTGACAGCTTGGTTTTGTGTTTCTGAGGTATATGATGCTTTCAGAATAACGAAAgggttacttcaagaaattgGCTCAACCGACTTAAAGGTTGATGACAATCTTAACCAGCTACAAGTCAAATTGAAGGAAAGCTTAAAGGGAAAGAAATTTCTTATTGTTCTGGATGATGTGTGGAATGACAACTACAATAAGTGGGATGACttgagaaatatttttgtaCAAGGAGATATAGGAAGTAAGATCATTGTGACGACACGTAAAGAGAGTGTTGCCTTGATGATGGGAAATGAGCAAATTAGCATGGACAATTTGTCTACTGAAGCCTCTTGGTCCCTATTCAAAAGAAATGCATTTGAAAACATGGATCCTATGGAACATCCGGAACTTGAAGAGGTTGGAAAACAAATTGCAGCTAAGTGCAAAGGACTGCCCTTAGCTCTGAAGACGCTCGCTGGCATGTTACGCTCCAAATCAGAGGTTGAAGAGTGGAAATGTATTCTGAGAAGTGAAATATGGGAGCTGCGAGACAATGACATATTACCAGCGTTAATGTTGAGCTACAATGATCTTCCCGCACATTTAAAGCGCTGCTTTTCTTTTTGTGCAATATTTCCTAAAGATTATCCATTTAGGAAAGAACAAGTTATTCATCTGTGGATTGCCAATGGTCTTGTACCTGTGGAAGATgaaataattcaagatttaggCAACCAATACTTTCTCGAGTTGAGATCAAGATCATTATTAGAAAGTGTCCCGAATCCTTCTAAAGGGGACATAGAGAAATTCTTAATGAATGACCTTGTCAATGATTTGGCACAAATTGTATCTTCAAATCTTTGTATAAGGTTGGAAGAGAACAAAGGATCACATATGTTGGAACAATGTCGGCACTTATCTTATTCTATAGGAGGAGATGGTGAGTTTGAGAAATTGACAC TCTACAAATTGGAGCAGCTGAGGACATTGCTTCCGATATGTATTGTTGTCGATTATTGTTATCACCCTCTAAGCAAGAGGGTGTTGCATAACATACTGCCTACACTAAGATCCTTGAGGGTGCTATCATTGTCTCATTATTACACGATTGTTGAGTTGCCAAATGAATTGTTTATCAAATTAAAGCTCCTCAGATTTTTGGACCTTTCTCAGACAATGATAAAAAGGTTGCCAGATTCCGTTTGTGGATTGTATAACTTGGAGACACTTCTCCTGTCATCTTGTAATAGACTTGAGGAGCTACCGCTGCAGATGGAGAAGTTGATTAACTTGCGTCATCTTGACATAAGCAACACTCTTAGCTTGAAGATGCCACTACATCTGAGCAGGTTGAAAAGCCTCCAAGTGTTGGTGGGAGCCAAGTTTCTTGTAGGTGGTTGGAGAATGGAATATTTGGGTGAAGCACAAAACTTATATGGATCTCTATCAGTTGTGAAGTTGGAAAATGTGGTTGATAGAAGGGAAGCTGTGAAGGCAAAGATGAGGGAGAAGAATCATGTTGACAAGTTATCTTTGGAGTGGAGTGAAAGCATTAGTGCTGACAATTCACAAACAGAAAGAGACATACTTGATGAGCTACGCccacataaaaacattaaagaagTCGAAATCAGTGGATACAGAGGGACAAACTTCCCCAATTGGGTAGTTGATCCTTTGTTTGTTAAGCTAGTGAAATTGTCTCTTAGAAACTGCAAGAACTGTTATTCGTTGCCAGCACTAGGACAACTCCCTTGTTTGAAATTCCTTTCCGTTAAAGGGATGCATGGAATAACAGAGGCGATGGAAGAATTCTATGGCAGATTGTCCTCCAAAAAGCCTTTTAACTGTCTTGAGAAGCTTGAATTTGAAGATATGACGGGGTGGAAGCAATGGCACGCACTAGGAATTGGAGAGTTCCCTACACTTGAGAACCTTTCCATTAAAAATTGCCCTGAGCTCAGTTTGGAGATACCCATccaattttcaagtttaaaaagGTTAGAAGTTTTTGGTTGTCCAGTTGTTTTTGATGATGCTCAACTGTTTAGATCCCAACTTGAAGCAATGAAGCAGATTGAAGCATTATATATACGTGATTGTAACTCTATTACCTCCTTTCCTTTTAGCATACTGCCAACTACCTTGAAGAGAATAGAGATATCTGGTTGCCCAAAATTGAAATTGGAGGCGCCAGTTGGTGAGATGTTTGTGGAGTATTTGa CACGTAAATTGAGTATTATGTGTTCCCACAACTTTACTAGGTTGTTGATTCCTACTGCCACTGAATCTCTCACTATTTGGAAATGTGAGAATGTTGAAAAACTATCGGTGGCATGTGGAGGAGCGGCCCAGATGACGTTACTGGATATTTTGGAGTGTAAGAAGCTCAAGTGTCTGCCAGAACGTATGCAGGAACTCCTTCCATCTCTCAAGGAACTGTATCTTTCTTATTGTCCAGAAATAGAAGGAGAATTGCCCTTCAATTTACAAAAACTCCGTATCAGTGATTGCAAGAAACTGATGAATGGCCGAAAGGAGTGGCATTTACAGAGACTCACAGAGTTAGTGATCCATCATGATGGGAGTGACGAAGATATTGAACATTGGGAGTTGCCTTGTTCTATTCAGAGACTTACCATAAAGAATTTGAATACATTAAGCAACCAACATCTCAAAAGCCTCACCTCTCTTCAATATCTAGCTATTGATGGTAATTTATCTCAGATTCAGTCACAAGGCCAACTTTCCTCCTTTTCTCACCTCACTTCGCTTCAAACTCTACAAATCAGGAATTTCCGTAATCTCCAATCACTTGTTGAATCAGCACTgccctcctccctctctcacCTGACCATCTACCATTGCCCTAATCTCCAATCACTACCTGAATCAGCACTgccctcctccctctctcacCTGACCATCTCCCGTTGCCGGAATCTCCAATCACTACCTGAATCAGCACTgccctcctccctctctcacCTGACCATCTCCGATTGCCGGAATCTCCAATTACTACCTGAATCAGCACTgccctcctccctctctcacCTGAACATCTCCCATTGTCCTAATCTCCAATCACTACCTGAGTCAGCACTTCCCTCCTTCCTCTCTCATCTGACCATTTCCTATTGCTGGAATCTCCAATCACTACCTGAATCAGCACTGCCCTCCTCCCTGTCTCACCTGACCATCTTACATTGTCCTAATCTCCAATCACTACCTGAATCAGCACTGCCGTCCTCCCTCTCTCACCTGATCATAGAGGATTGCCCTAATCTCCGATCACTTTCAAAATCAGCACTACCCTCCTCTCTCTCTCACCTGGACATAGATGATTGCCCTAAGCTCCAATCGCTTTCAGAATCAGCACTGCCCTCCTCCCTCTCTAAGTTTTCTATTTCCAAATGTCCATTGCTCAAACCACTACTAGAATTTAACAAGGGGGAATACTGGACAAATATTGCTCATATCTCCACCATAAAGATTAATTTGAAATGCATGTAA